A genome region from Glycine max cultivar Williams 82 chromosome 5, Glycine_max_v4.0, whole genome shotgun sequence includes the following:
- the LOC100794095 gene encoding glyceraldehyde-3-phosphate dehydrogenase, cytosolic isoform X2, whose translation MGQKIKIGINGFGRIGRLVARVALQRDDVELVAVNDPFITTDYMTYMFKYDTVHGKFKNCEIKIKDSKTLLLGSSPVTVFGIRNPEEIPWGEAGADYVVESTGVFTDKDKAAAHLKGGAKKVIISAPSKDAPMFVVGVNEKEYKSDITVVSNASCTTNCLAPLAKVIHDKFGILEGLMSTVHSMTATQKTVDGPSMKDWRGGRAASCNIIPSSTGAAKAVGKVLPSLNNKLTGMSFRVPTVDVSVVDLTVRLEKGASYDEIKAAVKEASEGSMKGILGYTEDDVVSTDFVGDNRSSIFDAKAGISLNNNFVKLVSWYDNEWGYSTRVVDLIRHMASV comes from the exons ATGGGACAGAAGATCAAGATTGGCATCAATG GATTTGGAAGGATTGGCCGTTTGGTCGCCAGGGTGGCACTGCAGAGAGACGACGTGGAGCTTGTTGCTGTTAATGATCCTTTCATCACAACTGATTACATG ACTTATATGTTCAAGTATGATACTGTTCATGGCAAATTCAAAAACTGTGAGATTAAGATTAAGGACAGTAAAACCCTTCTCCTTGGTAGTAGCCCGGTTACTGTTTTTGGCATCAG gaaCCCGGAGGAAATTCCATGGGGTGAGGCTGGAGCTGATTATGTTGTTGAGTCCACTGGAGTTTTCACTGATAAAGACAAGGCAGCTGCCCACTTGAAG GGTGGCGCAAAGAAGGTTATTATTTCTGCCCCAAGCAAGGATGCCCCAATGTTTGTTGTTGGTGTCAATGAGAAGGAATATAAGTCTGATATCACTGTCGTTTCTAATGCTAGCTGCACAACCAACTGTCTTGCTCCACTTGCAAAG GTTATACATGACAAATTTGGTATCCTTGAAGGCCTCATGAGCACCGTTCACTCTATGACTG CCACTCAAAAGACTGTTGATGGACCATCAATGAAGGACTGGAGAGGTGGAAGAGCTGCTTCTTGTAACATCATTCCTAGTAGCACTGGAGCTGCTAAG GCTGTTGGTAAGGTGTTGCCATCCCTTAATAATAAGTTGACAGGAATGTCTTTCAGAGTTCCAACTGTAGATGTTTCAGTGGTTGATCTCACTGTTAGACTTGAGAAGGGAGCCAGTTATGATGAGATTAAAGCTGCTGTCAA ggAGGCATCTGAGGGAAGTATGAAAGGAATCCTTGGTTACACAGAGGATGATGTTGTGTCTACTGATTTTGTGGGTGACAACAG GTCAAGTATTTTTGATGCAAAGGCTGGAATTTCATTGAACAACAATTTTGTGAAACTTGTCTCTTGGTATGACAATGAATGGGGCTACAG CACACGTGTGGTTGACTTGATTCGACACATGGCCTCAGTCTAA
- the LOC100794095 gene encoding glyceraldehyde-3-phosphate dehydrogenase, cytosolic isoform X1: MICNVCVCALACDDEGFGRIGRLVARVALQRDDVELVAVNDPFITTDYMTYMFKYDTVHGKFKNCEIKIKDSKTLLLGSSPVTVFGIRNPEEIPWGEAGADYVVESTGVFTDKDKAAAHLKGGAKKVIISAPSKDAPMFVVGVNEKEYKSDITVVSNASCTTNCLAPLAKVIHDKFGILEGLMSTVHSMTATQKTVDGPSMKDWRGGRAASCNIIPSSTGAAKAVGKVLPSLNNKLTGMSFRVPTVDVSVVDLTVRLEKGASYDEIKAAVKEASEGSMKGILGYTEDDVVSTDFVGDNRSSIFDAKAGISLNNNFVKLVSWYDNEWGYSTRVVDLIRHMASV; the protein is encoded by the exons ATGATATGCAACGTTTGTGTGTGTGCACTTGCTTGTGATGATGAAGGATTTGGAAGGATTGGCCGTTTGGTCGCCAGGGTGGCACTGCAGAGAGACGACGTGGAGCTTGTTGCTGTTAATGATCCTTTCATCACAACTGATTACATG ACTTATATGTTCAAGTATGATACTGTTCATGGCAAATTCAAAAACTGTGAGATTAAGATTAAGGACAGTAAAACCCTTCTCCTTGGTAGTAGCCCGGTTACTGTTTTTGGCATCAG gaaCCCGGAGGAAATTCCATGGGGTGAGGCTGGAGCTGATTATGTTGTTGAGTCCACTGGAGTTTTCACTGATAAAGACAAGGCAGCTGCCCACTTGAAG GGTGGCGCAAAGAAGGTTATTATTTCTGCCCCAAGCAAGGATGCCCCAATGTTTGTTGTTGGTGTCAATGAGAAGGAATATAAGTCTGATATCACTGTCGTTTCTAATGCTAGCTGCACAACCAACTGTCTTGCTCCACTTGCAAAG GTTATACATGACAAATTTGGTATCCTTGAAGGCCTCATGAGCACCGTTCACTCTATGACTG CCACTCAAAAGACTGTTGATGGACCATCAATGAAGGACTGGAGAGGTGGAAGAGCTGCTTCTTGTAACATCATTCCTAGTAGCACTGGAGCTGCTAAG GCTGTTGGTAAGGTGTTGCCATCCCTTAATAATAAGTTGACAGGAATGTCTTTCAGAGTTCCAACTGTAGATGTTTCAGTGGTTGATCTCACTGTTAGACTTGAGAAGGGAGCCAGTTATGATGAGATTAAAGCTGCTGTCAA ggAGGCATCTGAGGGAAGTATGAAAGGAATCCTTGGTTACACAGAGGATGATGTTGTGTCTACTGATTTTGTGGGTGACAACAG GTCAAGTATTTTTGATGCAAAGGCTGGAATTTCATTGAACAACAATTTTGTGAAACTTGTCTCTTGGTATGACAATGAATGGGGCTACAG CACACGTGTGGTTGACTTGATTCGACACATGGCCTCAGTCTAA
- the LOC100794631 gene encoding probable carboxylesterase 11 isoform X2 — translation MPSVAVKLYSVFFKFLLKHRLQNRIQAPPEDSDSFGVTTRPDESVAPANPSFSDGVATKDIHIDPLTSLSIRIFLPDSALEPNSKPSSKPEPGSANPKTASLSRLRRNSYEPAIFLPREEERRNSVGDVGAYRGYAPAPSGEGRRKKLPVVLQFHGGGWVTGSNDSVANDVFCRRIARLCEAVVVAVGYRLAPENRYPAAFEDGMKVLNWLAKQANLAECSKLMGGRRLEGQHKHIVGSFGASMVEPWLAAHGNPSRCVLLGVSCGANIADHVARKAVEAGKLLDPVKVVAQVLMYPFFIGSVPTRSEIKLANSYFYDKAMCMLAWKLFLPEKEFSLDHPAANPLAPDHSPPLKKMPPTLTVVADHDWMRDRAIAYSEELRKVNVDAPVYEYKDAVHEFATLDVLLKSPQAQILEAL, via the exons ATGCCGAGCGTGGCCGTGAAACTCTACAGCGTGTTTTTCAAGTTTCTCTTAAAGCACCGTTTGCAGAACCGGATCCAAGCACCGCCCGAAGACTCCGACTCTTTCGGCGTCACGACCCGACCCGACGAATCGGTGGCTCCGGCCAACCCTTCATTCTCCGACGGCGTTGCCACCAAAGACATTCACATCGACCCCTTAACCTCTCTCTCCATTCGAATTTTCCTTCCCGATTCCGCGCTCGAGCCTAATTCCAAACCTAGCTCCAAACCCGAACCCGGATCGGCGAACCCCAAAACGGCGTCGTTAAGCAGGCTGAGGCGCAACAGCTACGAGCCGGCGATTTTCTTGCCGCGGGAGGAGGAGCGGCGGAACAGCGTCGGCGATGTCGGCGCGTACCGGGGGTACGCGCCGGCGCCTTCGGGGGAAGGTCGCCGGAAAAAGTTGCCGGTGGTTCTACAGTTCCATGGTGGGGGGTGGGTGACCGGGAGCAACGATTCGGTGGCGAACGACGTGTTCTGCCGGCGGATCGCGAGGCTCTgtgaggcggtggtggtggcggTGGGGTACCGGCTGGCGCCAGAGAATCGGTACCCGGCGGCGTTCGAGGACGGGATGAAGGTGCTGAATTGGCTGGCGAAGCAGGCGAATTTGGCGGAGTGTAGTAAGTTGATGGGGGGTAGGAGGTTGGAGGGCCAGCACAAGCATATTGTGGGTTCCTTTGGGGCATCAATGGTTGAGCCTTGGTTGGCTGCTCATGGAAATCCTTCAAG GTGTGTTCTTCTTGGCGTGAGTTGCGGTGCAAATATTGCAGACCATGTGGCTCGAAAAGCTGTAGAAGCAGGCAAACTTCTGGACCCTGTCAAGGTGGTGGCACAGGTCCTGATGTATCCATTTTTTATTGGAAGTGTGCCCACTCGTTCTGAAATAAAGTTGGCAAATTCTTACTTTTACGACAAGGCCATGTGTATGCTAGCATGGAAACTATTCCTACCTGAGAAAGAGTTTAGCCTAGATCATCCAGCCGCCAATCCTCTAGCCCCAGATCACAGTCCTCCTTTAAAGAAGATGCCTCCAACATTGACAGTGGTGGCAGACCATGACTGGATGAGGGACCGCGCCATTGCCTATTCAGAGGAGCTAAGGAAGGTGAATGTTGATGCACCTGTTTATGAGTATAAAGATGCAGTCCATGAATTTGCAACACTTGACGTACTTCTCAAAAGCCCCCAGGCCCAG ATATTGGAAGCACTTTGA
- the LOC100794631 gene encoding probable carboxylesterase 11 isoform X1, translated as MPSVAVKLYSVFFKFLLKHRLQNRIQAPPEDSDSFGVTTRPDESVAPANPSFSDGVATKDIHIDPLTSLSIRIFLPDSALEPNSKPSSKPEPGSANPKTASLSRLRRNSYEPAIFLPREEERRNSVGDVGAYRGYAPAPSGEGRRKKLPVVLQFHGGGWVTGSNDSVANDVFCRRIARLCEAVVVAVGYRLAPENRYPAAFEDGMKVLNWLAKQANLAECSKLMGGRRLEGQHKHIVGSFGASMVEPWLAAHGNPSRCVLLGVSCGANIADHVARKAVEAGKLLDPVKVVAQVLMYPFFIGSVPTRSEIKLANSYFYDKAMCMLAWKLFLPEKEFSLDHPAANPLAPDHSPPLKKMPPTLTVVADHDWMRDRAIAYSEELRKVNVDAPVYEYKDAVHEFATLDVLLKSPQAQVCAEDIAIWVKKYISLRGHEFSY; from the exons ATGCCGAGCGTGGCCGTGAAACTCTACAGCGTGTTTTTCAAGTTTCTCTTAAAGCACCGTTTGCAGAACCGGATCCAAGCACCGCCCGAAGACTCCGACTCTTTCGGCGTCACGACCCGACCCGACGAATCGGTGGCTCCGGCCAACCCTTCATTCTCCGACGGCGTTGCCACCAAAGACATTCACATCGACCCCTTAACCTCTCTCTCCATTCGAATTTTCCTTCCCGATTCCGCGCTCGAGCCTAATTCCAAACCTAGCTCCAAACCCGAACCCGGATCGGCGAACCCCAAAACGGCGTCGTTAAGCAGGCTGAGGCGCAACAGCTACGAGCCGGCGATTTTCTTGCCGCGGGAGGAGGAGCGGCGGAACAGCGTCGGCGATGTCGGCGCGTACCGGGGGTACGCGCCGGCGCCTTCGGGGGAAGGTCGCCGGAAAAAGTTGCCGGTGGTTCTACAGTTCCATGGTGGGGGGTGGGTGACCGGGAGCAACGATTCGGTGGCGAACGACGTGTTCTGCCGGCGGATCGCGAGGCTCTgtgaggcggtggtggtggcggTGGGGTACCGGCTGGCGCCAGAGAATCGGTACCCGGCGGCGTTCGAGGACGGGATGAAGGTGCTGAATTGGCTGGCGAAGCAGGCGAATTTGGCGGAGTGTAGTAAGTTGATGGGGGGTAGGAGGTTGGAGGGCCAGCACAAGCATATTGTGGGTTCCTTTGGGGCATCAATGGTTGAGCCTTGGTTGGCTGCTCATGGAAATCCTTCAAG GTGTGTTCTTCTTGGCGTGAGTTGCGGTGCAAATATTGCAGACCATGTGGCTCGAAAAGCTGTAGAAGCAGGCAAACTTCTGGACCCTGTCAAGGTGGTGGCACAGGTCCTGATGTATCCATTTTTTATTGGAAGTGTGCCCACTCGTTCTGAAATAAAGTTGGCAAATTCTTACTTTTACGACAAGGCCATGTGTATGCTAGCATGGAAACTATTCCTACCTGAGAAAGAGTTTAGCCTAGATCATCCAGCCGCCAATCCTCTAGCCCCAGATCACAGTCCTCCTTTAAAGAAGATGCCTCCAACATTGACAGTGGTGGCAGACCATGACTGGATGAGGGACCGCGCCATTGCCTATTCAGAGGAGCTAAGGAAGGTGAATGTTGATGCACCTGTTTATGAGTATAAAGATGCAGTCCATGAATTTGCAACACTTGACGTACTTCTCAAAAGCCCCCAGGCCCAGGTTTGTGCCGAGGACATTGCCATCTGGGTCAAGAAATATATTTCGCTTCGAGGTCATGAATTCTCTTATTGA